The proteins below come from a single Triticum aestivum cultivar Chinese Spring chromosome 5D, IWGSC CS RefSeq v2.1, whole genome shotgun sequence genomic window:
- the LOC123123108 gene encoding peroxisomal membrane protein 13 has translation MAGNNPPPKPWERVGTSSGPAPFKPPSGGSTSDVVEASGTAKPGEVVSAAQSNAAFNVNNTVAGPVPPRPWQQQGYGNTYGGDGASTYNSYGGFGGAYSNGGLYGNNNMYSGYGGGYGGSYGGSGMYGGSMYNNGMGNPYGGMGMSPYNQGPHSFGPPAPPPGFWVSFLRVMHGIVNFSGRVAFLISQNTQAFHMFITALLQLCDKSGMLYGELARFTFRLLGIKTKPNKGRIQGAQAPSLDGPGQQFVEAPKASKNSWENVWSGDAKGM, from the exons ATGGCAG GTAATAACCCACCACCAAAGCCATGGGAGCGTGTTGGCACTTCATCTGGCCCAGCCCCTTTCAAGCCCCCCTCTGGAGGCAGCACTAGCGACGTTGTTGAGGCCTCTGGGACAGCAAAACCTGGGGAAGTTGTTTCTGCTGCACAGAGCAATGCTGCTTTCAACGTGAACAATACAGTTGCAGGGCCTGTGCCCCCGCGTCCCTGGCAGCAGCAAGGATACGGAAATACTTATGGGG GTGATGGTGCCAGTACCTATAATTCATATGGTGGATTTGGCGGGGCTTATAGTAACGGTGGGCTATACGGAAATAATAACATGTATTCAGGGTATGGAGGTGGTTACGGCGGTTCGTACGGAGGCTCTGGGATGTATGGTGGGTCAATGTATAATAACGGGATGGGAAATCCATACGGTGGAATGGGCATGAGTCCTTACAATCAGGGTCCTCATTCGTTTGGCCCTCCAGCACCACCCCCAGGTTTCTGGGTGTCCTTCCTACGAGTG ATGCATGGGATTGTGAATTTCTCTGGGCGAGTTGCATTCCTTATCAGCCAGAACACTCAGGCATTCCACATGTTCATCACAGCTCTTTTGCAG CTATGTGATAAGTCTGGAATGCTTTATGGTGAGCTTGCGAGATTCACATTTCGATTGCTGGGGATCAAAACCAAACCAAATAAGGGCAGAATTCAGGGTGCACAAGCTCCATCATTGGATGGGCCAGGCCAGCAGTTCGTTGAGGCACCAAAAGCTAGCAAGAACTCATGGGAGAACGTCTGGAGCGGCGATGCTAAGGGAATGTGA